A genomic window from Terriglobia bacterium includes:
- a CDS encoding helix-turn-helix transcriptional regulator, with protein sequence MPTVGDRVKEIREAKKWTQDQLATKSGVSKGFLSDIENNKRNPSSEYVLKIANALGASIDYLLRGDEPLPASQREPTVIPQALASAAEQLSLSYSDTVELLEAHRSVIARRSNKTIKPFEVKDWIELYRAIKKVFG encoded by the coding sequence ATGCCGACTGTTGGAGACCGCGTTAAGGAGATAAGGGAGGCGAAGAAGTGGACCCAGGATCAACTGGCGACCAAGAGTGGCGTCAGTAAGGGCTTCCTCAGCGATATAGAGAATAACAAGCGAAATCCGAGTTCGGAATATGTTCTGAAGATCGCGAACGCGCTCGGAGCTTCGATTGATTATTTGTTGCGAGGGGACGAGCCACTTCCCGCCTCACAGAGGGAACCGACCGTGATCCCGCAAGCGCTCGCGTCCGCTGCGGAACAATTGAGTCTTTCATACTCTGATACCGTGGAATTGTTAGAAGCGCATCGCTCAGTGATTGCACGTCGCAGTAACAAAACGATTAAACCTTTCGAGGTCAAGGATTGGATTGAACTCTACAGGGCAATAAAGAAAGTGTTCGGATGA
- a CDS encoding patatin-like phospholipase family protein: MTRRVLCIDGGGIKGVFPASFLSTIEESVGKPVADYFDLIVGTSTGGIIALGLGLGLSANDLLRFYQERGPAIFNGNGEVRWLRQWFRAKYNPEPLRQSLSEAFGSRRLGDSRKRLVIPSFNVETGEVHVWKTAHHPRLERDYLHSAVEVALSTGAAPTYFPTYKALSGTPLIDGGVWANNPVAIAAVEAIGVLGWQAFELRILSLGCTTTPFSIDWGRRHSLGVFGWATKVTDLFMTAQSVSATGMTQHLLPDPNNLVRISPMVGKNRFELDRVREIPSLKGLGDFEARKALPQLRPMFFTAPVGEDFVPYHVVSEQKEAR; the protein is encoded by the coding sequence ATGACAAGGCGAGTGCTCTGTATTGATGGCGGTGGTATCAAGGGGGTATTCCCCGCATCCTTCCTCTCCACGATTGAGGAATCAGTGGGAAAGCCAGTAGCAGATTACTTTGACCTGATTGTGGGAACGTCAACGGGCGGAATAATTGCCCTGGGTCTCGGACTTGGATTGAGTGCGAATGATCTGCTGCGCTTTTATCAAGAACGCGGCCCCGCAATCTTCAATGGAAACGGGGAAGTTCGGTGGCTTCGTCAGTGGTTCCGAGCAAAATACAATCCCGAACCATTGAGACAATCTTTGTCTGAGGCGTTCGGCTCCCGGCGATTGGGGGATAGTCGTAAGCGTCTTGTCATCCCCTCATTTAACGTTGAGACTGGCGAAGTTCATGTTTGGAAAACAGCCCATCACCCCCGTTTGGAACGAGATTACCTTCACTCCGCCGTTGAGGTTGCCCTTTCAACGGGTGCTGCCCCTACCTACTTTCCAACGTACAAAGCTCTATCTGGCACACCGTTGATTGATGGTGGGGTGTGGGCGAACAACCCGGTTGCGATTGCGGCGGTTGAGGCCATCGGGGTACTCGGCTGGCAAGCGTTTGAACTGCGGATTCTTAGCCTTGGTTGTACAACCACCCCTTTCAGCATTGACTGGGGGCGTAGGCACTCTCTCGGTGTGTTCGGCTGGGCGACAAAAGTCACGGACCTCTTCATGACGGCGCAATCCGTTTCGGCAACCGGGATGACGCAACATCTACTTCCCGACCCCAACAATCTTGTGAGAATTAGTCCCATGGTCGGCAAGAACCGCTTTGAGCTTGATCGTGTTCGGGAGATTCCTTCGCTCAAAGGCTTGGGCGATTTTGAGGCCCGCAAAGCTCTTCCTCAACTTCGCCCTATGTTTTTCACTGCCCCCGTGGGGGAAGATTTCGTTCCATACCACGTGGTAAGTGAACAAAAGGAGGCAAGATGA
- a CDS encoding nucleotidyltransferase yields the protein MATAKLGIWDSRFGQMNDLLRSICEELQVSPTAYDQAVNRYTAVCNWLEADGSAVAVFNPTIYPQGSMKIGTTVKPFGRDEYDLDLVCEFRISVDKLQSPLQLLKLLEARMREHELYRSILEMKNRCVRLNYANEFHLDILPACPDLSVGGTCLFVPDRKSQTWKPSNPKGYADWFESRCELALKMLIESRRLMTKAEPIPPQEATEEKAILKRVVQLLKRWRDVRYQREPKLAPISMVLTTMAAQAYGGERTVTEAMTSVLNSFVTQIASTNSRVYVLNPANRKEDLSERWGDAAQYRVFVDGIREFHEQWDRVLATSGIHNVSEQLEGFFGEPVKAAIKKQARTLQDLREKSSLRVAQAGLLSSAPAIGVPVRSNTFHGKW from the coding sequence ATGGCGACAGCGAAACTGGGAATTTGGGATAGCAGGTTTGGGCAAATGAACGATTTGCTGCGGAGCATCTGCGAGGAACTCCAAGTCAGCCCAACGGCATACGACCAAGCCGTGAACCGATACACCGCCGTCTGCAACTGGTTAGAAGCCGACGGGAGCGCTGTAGCTGTTTTCAACCCGACGATCTATCCGCAAGGGTCAATGAAAATTGGGACGACAGTGAAGCCATTCGGTCGGGACGAGTATGACTTAGATCTCGTCTGCGAGTTCCGAATCTCGGTGGATAAACTTCAGTCACCGCTCCAACTCCTGAAGCTCCTTGAGGCGCGGATGCGCGAGCACGAACTCTATCGCTCCATCCTGGAAATGAAAAACCGCTGTGTACGGCTGAATTACGCTAACGAGTTCCATCTGGACATCCTTCCCGCCTGCCCCGACCTCAGCGTCGGTGGTACCTGTCTCTTCGTTCCTGACCGGAAATCGCAGACTTGGAAGCCTTCGAATCCCAAAGGTTACGCCGATTGGTTCGAATCGCGCTGTGAGTTGGCGCTGAAGATGCTGATTGAAAGCCGGAGATTGATGACAAAAGCTGAACCAATTCCCCCGCAAGAAGCAACGGAAGAGAAGGCAATCCTCAAGAGAGTGGTCCAGTTATTGAAGCGGTGGCGCGATGTCCGCTACCAGCGGGAACCAAAACTCGCCCCGATTTCGATGGTGCTCACGACTATGGCTGCCCAAGCATACGGAGGAGAGCGCACAGTTACAGAGGCGATGACTTCGGTGCTGAACAGTTTCGTCACCCAAATCGCCTCAACCAATTCCCGCGTGTATGTCCTAAATCCCGCCAACCGCAAGGAGGACCTTAGTGAGCGTTGGGGCGATGCAGCCCAATACCGTGTATTCGTTGATGGGATTCGAGAATTCCACGAGCAATGGGACCGTGTGTTGGCAACCAGTGGGATACACAACGTTTCCGAACAACTCGAAGGGTTTTTTGGGGAACCTGTGAAGGCCGCAATCAAAAAGCAAGCCCGGACTTTGCAGGACTTGCGCGAGAAATCGTCCTTGAGGGTAGCGCAGGCCGGATTGTTAAGCTCAGCCCCTGCGATTGGAGTTCCTGTGAGGTCAAACACATTTCATGGCAAATGGTAA